The sequence AAAACGAATTTACTCAAAAATACCTGACAAAGATTCCATATAGAGAAAAGCTGCGCAGACGCTTGGAAAAATTATGGAATTATGAACGCTACTCTACGCCGTTTATGGTCGGCGCAAATTTAATTTATTCAAAAAACGACGGACTTCAGGAACAGAACGTATATTATATTCGGAAACCTGATTCAGAAGCCGAAGTGCTGTTGGATCCGAATAAGTTCTCGGACGATGGTTCGGTTTCGTTGACGGGACTCTATTTTTCAAAAGACCATACTTACATGAGTTTCGGTTTATCGAGAGGCGGTTCGGATTGGCGTGAATTTTACGTAATGGATCTGAAATCAAAGAAGATCATCGGCGATACAATCAGATGGGCTAAATTTACAGGCAATGCATGGTATAAAGACGGATTTTTTTACTGCCGCTACGATAAACCTGAAAAAGGGACAGAACTGAAGAGTTCGAACGAATTTCAAAAGCTCTATTATCATAAAATAGGCACTCCGCAATCGCAGGATTTATTCATCCTCAGCGATCCGAATCCGAAACGATTATTAGGCGCCGCCGTTACTGACGACGAAAATTTCCTTATTATCAACGTTTACGAAGGCTCTTCTTCGAACAATCTATTATGGTATAAAAATTTGGGAACTGACGGAAAATTAGTCAAACTGATAGACGAATTTAATGCGGAATATGAATTCCTCGACGCTATTGACGGGCAATTTTATTTAGTTACAAATTTCAAGGCGCCAAATAAGAGAATCGTCAAAATAGATCCAAAGAACTTTAATGGGAATAATCCCGAAACAATCGTCCATGAAACAGACGAGCCGATAAAGCACGCCTCGATTTTAGGCGATAAGATATTTGTGGTTTATATGAAAGACGCAAGCGACGTTGTAAAAGTGTATGATATAAAGGGAAAATTTTTGGAAATAATCGAATTGCCAGCTATCGGTTCCGTTAACGGTTTTAACGGCTCGAGGACAGATACGGTCGCTTATTTTACTTTTACGTCTTTTACTTATCCGCCCACTATTTACAAAGTAAATACGAATTCACTTAAAAAAGAAATTTTTATAAAGTCAAATATAGATTTTAATCCCGATGATTTTATAACAAAAAGGATCTTTTATAAAAGCAAAGACGGTACAAAAGTCCCGATGTTCGTAGTTCATAAAAAAGATTTGAATCTTGACGGCGGCAATCCGACATTACTCTACGCCTACGGAGGTTTTAATATTCCGATGTTACCGTCATTTTCAGTGCCGAGACTGATACTGCTTGAAAACGGGTTCGTTTTCGCGATGGCATGTCTTCGGGGCGGCAGCGAGTACGGCGAAGAATGGCACAGAGCCGGAATGCTCGAAAAAAAGCAAAACGTATTTGACGATTTTATTGCCGCTGCGGAATGGCTCATTGAGAACAAATATACATCGCGTGAAAAACTTGCAATTCAGGGCGCTTCCAACGGAGGACTGTTAATAGGGGCCGTTATAAATCAAAGGCCGGATTTATTCAAGGTTGCAATACCGATGGTCGGCGTTATGGATATGCTGCGTTTTCACAAGTTTACAATCGGTTGGGCTTGGGTTTCCGAATACGGCTCAAGCGACGATCCGGAGCAATTTAAATATCTGTTAAAATATTCTCCATTGCACAATATTAAAGAAGGGACAAAATATCCGGCTACGATAATCACAACCGCCGATCACGACGATCGGGTATTCCCAGCCCATTCATTCAAATACGCGGCTGCGCTGCAAAACGCCAATTCCGGGAATAATCCCATTTTAATCAGAATAGAAACAAAAGTAGGGCACGGCGCAGGCACAAGCGTTTCCAAATCGATTGACCTCTATACGGATTTGTGGTCGTTTGTATTTTATAATCTGAATGTAACGCCGATTTACAAATAAACTAATACAGACTATGAATAAGAAAAAACTAAAAAAATAATAATTAGCGTGGCGGGCGGAACATTATTGATAATCGGGATTATAATGATTATTGTTCCGGGTCCTGCTTATTTAATAATTCCAGCCGGTTTGAGTATATTGGGCACGGAATATTTATGGGCTAGAGAACTAAACAAAAAATAAAAATAAAATCGGTAAATTTTTCAATAAGAATAGGAAGTAAATTGGAACTGAGCCTTATCGACAGAAGCAACTATTTGAAGGGAATATTAATTCTTATCGGTAAAGATAAAAAACTTAGTATCAAAGAAAAAAACATGTTTAAATCTCTGGGCAAAGCTCTCGGATTCGGTGAAGAATTTTGCGAAGAGGTAATGGAAG comes from Melioribacter roseus P3M-2 and encodes:
- a CDS encoding PGPGW domain-containing protein, yielding MSVAGGTLLIIGIIMIIVPGPAYLIIPAGLSILGTEYLWARELNKK
- a CDS encoding prolyl oligopeptidase family serine peptidase; translated protein: MKTKLYLLILGIFCAATYFGQSANYPESKKIEHKDIYHGTIVEDPYRWLEETNAPETKQWIEAQNEFTQKYLTKIPYREKLRRRLEKLWNYERYSTPFMVGANLIYSKNDGLQEQNVYYIRKPDSEAEVLLDPNKFSDDGSVSLTGLYFSKDHTYMSFGLSRGGSDWREFYVMDLKSKKIIGDTIRWAKFTGNAWYKDGFFYCRYDKPEKGTELKSSNEFQKLYYHKIGTPQSQDLFILSDPNPKRLLGAAVTDDENFLIINVYEGSSSNNLLWYKNLGTDGKLVKLIDEFNAEYEFLDAIDGQFYLVTNFKAPNKRIVKIDPKNFNGNNPETIVHETDEPIKHASILGDKIFVVYMKDASDVVKVYDIKGKFLEIIELPAIGSVNGFNGSRTDTVAYFTFTSFTYPPTIYKVNTNSLKKEIFIKSNIDFNPDDFITKRIFYKSKDGTKVPMFVVHKKDLNLDGGNPTLLYAYGGFNIPMLPSFSVPRLILLENGFVFAMACLRGGSEYGEEWHRAGMLEKKQNVFDDFIAAAEWLIENKYTSREKLAIQGASNGGLLIGAVINQRPDLFKVAIPMVGVMDMLRFHKFTIGWAWVSEYGSSDDPEQFKYLLKYSPLHNIKEGTKYPATIITTADHDDRVFPAHSFKYAAALQNANSGNNPILIRIETKVGHGAGTSVSKSIDLYTDLWSFVFYNLNVTPIYK